From a single Fusobacterium ulcerans ATCC 49185 genomic region:
- a CDS encoding FtsB family cell division protein produces MAVDKGKWSCWIILAIVLYVFVPQIYRSYIKVNKLKSEKKQLLKKIELEKNKIEEYNKRIEELKDEFHREKISRDELQMVKEGEEIYRLINKK; encoded by the coding sequence ATGGCAGTAGATAAAGGAAAATGGAGTTGTTGGATAATACTTGCTATAGTACTCTATGTATTCGTACCACAAATATATAGGAGTTATATAAAAGTAAACAAGCTAAAAAGTGAAAAAAAACAGCTTTTAAAAAAAATAGAACTGGAGAAAAATAAAATAGAAGAGTATAATAAACGTATCGAGGAACTTAAGGATGAATTTCATAGAGAGAAAATTTCCCGTGATGAACTACAGATGGTCAAAGAGGGAGAAGAAATCTATAGGTTGATCAACAAAAAGTAG
- a CDS encoding helix-turn-helix domain-containing protein, whose translation MKLFVKIQQLRKQNGMSQEKLAQLLGVSRQSVSKWESGQSLPEIDKIIQLSNIFEVTTDYLLKDVAEEKCIDILRKEKEKDVLAHHTSLMFKVGFTMFSVGVVAIAVFWILSIVYPTYRVMWDGTLLTGFSGFLILHEVTPIFIFFCVVGTIGLGTMLFEKKKKKVKA comes from the coding sequence ATGAAACTGTTTGTAAAAATACAACAATTGAGGAAGCAGAATGGTATGTCACAGGAGAAGCTGGCACAGTTACTGGGAGTTTCAAGGCAGTCAGTTTCTAAATGGGAATCAGGACAGTCACTTCCAGAGATAGATAAAATAATACAGTTGAGTAATATTTTTGAAGTAACAACTGATTATTTATTAAAAGATGTAGCAGAAGAAAAATGTATTGATATATTAAGGAAAGAAAAAGAAAAGGATGTATTAGCTCATCATACTAGTTTAATGTTTAAAGTTGGATTTACAATGTTTTCAGTTGGGGTGGTAGCTATAGCAGTATTTTGGATACTGTCTATAGTCTATCCTACATATAGAGTAATGTGGGATGGAACACTGTTGACTGGATTTTCTGGTTTTTTGATATTGCATGAAGTAACACCTATTTTCATATTCTTTTGTGTAGTTGGAACAATAGGATTAGGGACGATGTTATTTGAAAAGAAGAAAAAGAAAGTAAAAGCCTAG
- a CDS encoding putative 2-aminoethylphosphonate ABC transporter substrate-binding protein: MKKILRLFLVGVLSIVFISCGSKSEEKEITVYSSFEENYISEYIQAFNEEYPEIKINLIRDSSGIIAAKVEAEKNNTQADVLWGVATTGLLINQESFEPFNYDVNNIESKFIDKESKNPRWVGISAWMTAFSYNTKEGKDKEIPIPRSYEDLINPKYRGEIIMSNPSSSGTGFLTVSAWIQLMGEEKAWEYMDKLNENIKMYVHSGSAPTKMASQGEIVIGIGMGFESLREEKEGLPINTIFPLEGSGWEMEIVSIMKKPKIKEEAKIFAQWAISERAMKLYAQNRGFVTDKRIVLVVKGYPEDINKQMIANNLLWASENRERILKEWEKRYGKGE; encoded by the coding sequence ATGAAAAAAATATTGAGATTATTTTTGGTAGGAGTTTTGAGTATAGTTTTTATTTCATGTGGAAGTAAGTCAGAAGAAAAAGAAATAACAGTTTATTCTTCATTTGAAGAAAATTATATTTCAGAATATATTCAAGCTTTTAATGAAGAATATCCAGAAATAAAAATAAATTTAATTAGGGATTCTAGTGGAATTATTGCAGCTAAAGTAGAAGCAGAAAAAAATAATACACAAGCTGATGTTTTATGGGGAGTAGCTACCACAGGATTATTAATAAATCAAGAATCTTTTGAACCTTTTAACTATGATGTTAACAATATTGAATCTAAGTTTATAGACAAAGAAAGTAAAAATCCAAGATGGGTAGGGATAAGTGCATGGATGACAGCATTTAGCTATAATACTAAAGAGGGTAAAGATAAAGAAATACCTATTCCTAGAAGCTATGAAGATTTAATAAATCCAAAATATAGAGGAGAAATTATCATGTCTAATCCATCTTCTTCAGGAACAGGTTTTTTGACAGTTTCAGCATGGATTCAATTAATGGGAGAAGAGAAAGCTTGGGAATATATGGATAAATTAAATGAGAATATAAAAATGTATGTTCATTCAGGAAGTGCACCTACAAAAATGGCTTCTCAGGGAGAGATTGTTATTGGAATAGGAATGGGATTTGAAAGTTTGAGAGAGGAAAAAGAAGGGTTACCTATAAATACTATTTTTCCCTTAGAAGGTTCAGGCTGGGAAATGGAAATAGTAAGTATAATGAAAAAACCTAAAATAAAAGAAGAAGCTAAAATATTTGCTCAATGGGCAATATCTGAAAGAGCTATGAAGTTATATGCTCAAAATAGAGGATTTGTTACTGATAAAAGAATAGTCCTGGTAGTAAAAGGATATCCTGAAGATATTAACAAACAAATGATAGCCAATAATTTATTATGGGCTTCAGAAAATAGAGAAAGAATATTGAAAGAATGGGAAAAAAGATATGGTAAAGGGGAATAA
- the glpX gene encoding class II fructose-bisphosphatase yields MKRELALEFARVTEAAALAAYKWVGRGNKEAADQAAVDAMRTMLNRIAIDGEIVIGEGEIDEAPMLYIGEKVGRAYHKYEEDGEPEDDYCSPVDIAVDPVEGTRMTAQGQANAITVLAVANKGSFLKAPDMYMEKLIVGPEAKGAIDLNKPLMENIHNVAKALNKELNELMIVVLDKPRHTQIIKDLQKLGIKVYALPDGDVAGSILTCIVDSDVDMLYGIGGAPEGVISAAVIRALGGDMQARLKLRSEVKGVTLENDKISNFEKSRCESMGLTVGQVLTMSDLVKDDEVIFSATGITGGDLLEGIKRKGSIARTQTLVVRGKSKTVRYINSVHNLDFKDDKITHLVK; encoded by the coding sequence ATGAAAAGAGAATTAGCACTGGAATTTGCCAGAGTAACAGAAGCAGCAGCATTAGCAGCTTACAAATGGGTTGGAAGAGGAAATAAAGAGGCAGCTGACCAAGCAGCGGTAGATGCAATGAGAACTATGCTGAACAGAATAGCTATTGATGGAGAAATAGTAATAGGAGAAGGAGAAATTGATGAAGCTCCTATGCTTTATATAGGTGAAAAAGTTGGTAGAGCTTATCACAAATATGAAGAGGATGGAGAACCAGAAGATGATTACTGTTCACCAGTAGATATAGCTGTAGACCCTGTAGAAGGAACAAGGATGACTGCTCAAGGACAAGCTAATGCTATAACTGTTTTGGCTGTTGCAAATAAAGGAAGTTTCTTGAAAGCTCCAGATATGTATATGGAAAAATTAATAGTTGGACCAGAAGCAAAAGGTGCTATAGATTTAAATAAACCTTTAATGGAAAATATTCATAATGTTGCAAAAGCATTAAATAAAGAATTAAATGAACTTATGATTGTGGTTCTTGATAAACCAAGACATACTCAAATTATAAAAGATCTTCAAAAACTTGGAATCAAAGTTTATGCTCTTCCTGATGGAGATGTAGCTGGTTCCATTCTGACTTGTATAGTTGACTCTGATGTGGATATGCTTTATGGTATAGGAGGAGCTCCAGAAGGAGTTATTTCTGCTGCTGTAATAAGAGCTTTAGGTGGGGATATGCAAGCTAGATTAAAATTAAGAAGTGAAGTAAAAGGTGTAACTCTTGAAAATGATAAAATATCTAATTTTGAAAAAAGCAGATGTGAAAGTATGGGGCTTACAGTTGGACAAGTTCTTACAATGAGTGATCTTGTAAAAGATGATGAAGTTATATTCTCAGCAACTGGAATAACTGGTGGAGATCTTTTAGAGGGAATTAAAAGAAAAGGAAGTATTGCCAGAACACAAACTCTTGTAGTAAGAGGAAAAAGTAAAACAGTAAGATATATAAACTCAGTTCATAACTTAGATTTTAAAGATGATAAAATAACTCATTTAGTAAAATAA
- the priA gene encoding replication restart helicase PriA: MRYYKIYVDNTQSLYTYSDENEEYEIGDRVVVSFRNRDKSGLIIAEDKAENITFKVLPIKSRLENEIKLSENFIKLLRWIKTYYMSSYEQVINAAVPSDLKVKYDSIYVLEDIRNIFQDGAEDIYSKELIKFFKERITITKATLNKKFTKEVINEMIGDTVLFNEKGSVKLNYDFDFSILKKNFEEVVIYFRGKEEVQKKNLEVKFPKELINKLIKEKLLILKKNIKEDESQRELQEISDEVSEKNVVLNEEQERAKNIIKDGDNKYYLLKGITGSGKTEVYIELIKEAFKKGKGSIFLVPEISLTPQMINRFKNEFRENIAILHSKLTNKERADEWYNIYAGNKKIVLGVRSAIFAPVENLEYIILDEEHENTYKQDSNPRYNAKYVAIKKAELEGAKLILGSATPSIESSYYAEKGIYTLVTMESRYNNSVLPEIEIIDMKKEEDLYFSKKLLEEMKTTLLKGEQIILLLNRKGYSTYIQCKDCGHVEECSHCSIKSSYYASQGILKCNYCGQTRRYTGHCSECGSTNLIHSGKGVERVEEEVKKYFDVKIIRVDSESSKNKDFYEKMYFDFLGGKYDIMIGTQMISKGLHFPNVTLVGVINADTILNFPDFRAGEKTFQLVTQVSGRAGRGDKKGKVIVQTYQPENYTFRTIEKSDYNGFYSEEISNRELLEYPPFSKTINIGISSKKEKELEIFVKEFFKSIEDENVEMYGPMKSLVYRVKDRFRYNIFIKGSKKNISMFKRKLNKKLIDYKKSDDFRIVVDVDPINLI; encoded by the coding sequence ATGAGATATTATAAAATATATGTAGATAACACCCAGTCCCTTTATACTTATTCAGATGAAAATGAAGAATATGAGATAGGAGATAGAGTGGTTGTTTCCTTTAGAAACAGGGATAAATCAGGCTTGATAATAGCTGAAGATAAAGCTGAAAATATAACATTCAAGGTTCTCCCTATAAAATCTAGGTTAGAAAATGAAATAAAATTATCTGAAAATTTTATAAAGCTTCTTAGATGGATAAAGACTTATTATATGAGCAGTTATGAGCAGGTAATAAATGCAGCTGTTCCAAGTGATTTAAAAGTTAAATATGACTCAATATATGTTTTAGAAGATATTAGAAATATTTTTCAAGATGGAGCAGAGGATATCTATTCAAAAGAATTAATAAAATTTTTTAAAGAAAGAATAACTATAACTAAGGCTACACTTAATAAAAAATTTACAAAAGAAGTTATAAATGAAATGATTGGGGATACTGTACTTTTTAATGAAAAAGGCAGTGTTAAATTAAACTATGATTTTGATTTTTCAATTTTGAAGAAAAATTTTGAAGAAGTTGTAATATATTTTCGAGGAAAAGAAGAAGTTCAAAAGAAAAACTTAGAAGTTAAATTTCCAAAAGAACTGATAAATAAATTAATTAAAGAAAAACTTTTGATTTTGAAAAAAAATATAAAAGAAGATGAAAGCCAAAGAGAACTGCAGGAAATATCTGATGAAGTATCAGAAAAAAATGTAGTTCTTAATGAGGAACAGGAAAGAGCTAAAAATATTATAAAAGATGGAGATAATAAATATTATCTTTTAAAAGGGATCACAGGTTCTGGAAAGACAGAGGTATATATTGAGCTTATAAAAGAAGCTTTTAAAAAAGGAAAAGGAAGCATATTTCTTGTTCCTGAAATATCTCTTACTCCACAGATGATCAATAGATTTAAAAATGAATTTAGAGAAAATATTGCTATACTTCATAGTAAACTTACTAATAAAGAGAGAGCTGATGAATGGTATAATATATATGCAGGAAATAAAAAAATAGTTCTAGGGGTAAGATCAGCTATCTTTGCTCCTGTGGAAAATTTAGAATATATTATATTGGATGAAGAACATGAAAATACATATAAACAAGATAGTAACCCAAGATATAATGCCAAATATGTAGCTATAAAAAAAGCTGAACTAGAAGGAGCAAAATTGATTTTAGGATCAGCTACTCCATCAATAGAAAGTTCTTACTATGCTGAAAAAGGTATTTATACACTGGTAACTATGGAGTCAAGATATAATAATTCTGTACTGCCAGAAATAGAAATAATAGATATGAAAAAGGAAGAGGACTTGTATTTCAGTAAAAAACTTTTAGAAGAGATGAAAACAACTCTTTTAAAAGGAGAACAGATAATATTGCTGCTTAATAGAAAGGGATATTCTACATACATTCAATGTAAGGACTGCGGCCATGTAGAGGAATGTTCTCACTGTTCTATAAAAAGCAGTTACTATGCAAGTCAAGGAATATTGAAATGTAATTATTGTGGTCAGACAAGGAGATATACAGGTCACTGCAGTGAATGTGGAAGTACTAATCTTATTCATAGTGGAAAAGGTGTAGAGAGAGTAGAAGAGGAAGTAAAAAAATACTTTGATGTAAAAATAATACGGGTGGATTCTGAAAGTTCTAAAAATAAAGACTTCTATGAAAAAATGTATTTTGACTTTTTAGGTGGGAAATATGATATAATGATAGGGACACAAATGATATCAAAGGGACTTCATTTTCCTAATGTAACTTTAGTGGGAGTTATAAATGCTGATACAATTTTGAACTTCCCTGATTTCAGAGCAGGAGAGAAAACTTTTCAGCTGGTAACACAGGTATCTGGAAGAGCAGGAAGAGGAGATAAAAAAGGAAAAGTTATAGTTCAAACTTATCAACCTGAAAATTATACTTTTAGAACAATAGAAAAAAGTGACTATAATGGATTTTATTCAGAAGAGATTTCAAATAGGGAATTACTTGAATATCCACCTTTTTCTAAAACTATTAATATTGGAATATCTTCTAAAAAAGAGAAAGAGCTGGAAATATTTGTCAAAGAATTTTTCAAAAGTATAGAAGATGAAAATGTAGAAATGTATGGTCCTATGAAAAGTCTTGTATATAGAGTGAAAGATAGATTTAGATATAATATTTTTATAAAGGGAAGCAAAAAGAATATAAGTATGTTTAAAAGAAAACTAAATAAAAAACTGATAGATTATAAAAAATCAGATGATTTTAGAATAGTTGTTGATGTAGATCCAATAAATTTAATTTAA
- a CDS encoding DUF2314 domain-containing protein, producing MQNNPVYFISDEETARMKGLALERWEYFADAVTNPENNGLIKFGILVDEQYRTEGDANLEHLWFHIEGIDGDNIRGTLINQPYYIANLNEEDKMTINKSELTDWIIYTPFAEITPDKVYLLDERKKYFN from the coding sequence ATGCAGAATAATCCAGTTTATTTCATTTCTGATGAGGAAACAGCAAGAATGAAAGGATTGGCATTAGAAAGATGGGAATATTTTGCAGATGCTGTTACTAATCCAGAAAATAATGGATTGATAAAATTTGGAATACTAGTGGATGAACAGTATAGAACAGAGGGAGATGCTAATTTAGAGCATCTGTGGTTTCATATAGAAGGAATAGATGGAGATAATATAAGAGGAACTCTTATTAATCAGCCATATTATATAGCTAACCTTAATGAAGAAGATAAAATGACAATCAATAAGTCAGAGCTTACAGATTGGATAATATATACACCATTTGCAGAGATAACTCCAGATAAAGTGTATCTGCTTGATGAAAGAAAAAAATATTTTAATTAA
- the def gene encoding peptide deformylase: MIYEIKKYGDPVLREKTVEVETVDDNIREILQDMAETMYDKKGVGLAAPQIGISKRMLVLDWSGEGEALRKVVNPVITPLTEEKIDWEEGCLSIPGIYKKVERVAKIRVDYLNEKGEKVTEELEGFPAIVMQHEFDHLEAVLFVDRISPMAKRMVTKKLQALKKETLKGPNAE; the protein is encoded by the coding sequence GTGATATACGAAATAAAAAAATATGGTGATCCAGTACTTAGGGAAAAAACTGTAGAAGTAGAAACTGTAGATGACAATATAAGAGAAATATTGCAGGATATGGCAGAAACTATGTATGATAAAAAAGGAGTGGGACTTGCAGCTCCTCAAATAGGAATCAGTAAAAGAATGTTGGTATTAGACTGGTCGGGAGAAGGAGAGGCTCTTAGAAAAGTGGTGAATCCTGTAATTACTCCATTGACTGAAGAGAAAATAGATTGGGAAGAAGGATGTTTAAGTATTCCTGGAATATATAAAAAAGTTGAAAGAGTAGCAAAAATAAGAGTTGACTACTTAAATGAAAAAGGTGAAAAGGTAACTGAAGAGCTGGAAGGTTTTCCTGCAATAGTTATGCAGCATGAATTTGATCACTTGGAGGCTGTATTATTTGTAGATAGAATATCTCCTATGGCTAAGAGAATGGTAACTAAAAAATTACAGGCACTTAAAAAAGAAACTTTAAAAGGGCCAAATGCTGAATAA
- a CDS encoding DUF4241 domain-containing protein, producing MKEILKPYYDLDEVFESEKFKIVNIGELNVTSGKIICCDPLVSLVNGEGEVFVEEVPSGKYPVILAVLDDKDWGIRYMGARLNISNEKAEYYQLALQKNDDISELSRENKEFFGFFIDAGMGCFADVEAAKLTVEFTKKLEEDSDFDNMYDDYFAYLLEESYKKYPDYQRDGGDFLNWTIPGTDKNVVIFASGWGDGVYPCYWGYDRNGKICSLTISFIEPSELEEDEDEEE from the coding sequence ATGAAAGAGATATTGAAACCATATTATGATTTAGATGAAGTATTTGAGAGTGAAAAATTTAAGATTGTGAACATAGGAGAGTTAAATGTAACATCTGGAAAGATAATATGCTGTGATCCTCTAGTAAGTTTGGTAAATGGTGAAGGAGAAGTTTTTGTAGAAGAGGTTCCTTCTGGAAAATATCCAGTAATTTTAGCAGTATTAGATGATAAAGACTGGGGAATTAGATATATGGGAGCAAGGCTTAATATATCTAATGAGAAAGCTGAGTATTATCAATTAGCTCTTCAAAAAAATGATGATATTTCAGAATTAAGTAGAGAAAATAAAGAATTTTTTGGATTTTTTATAGATGCTGGGATGGGATGTTTTGCAGATGTAGAAGCAGCAAAATTAACAGTGGAATTTACAAAGAAATTAGAAGAAGATTCAGATTTTGATAATATGTATGATGATTATTTTGCTTATTTATTAGAAGAGAGTTACAAAAAATATCCAGATTATCAAAGAGATGGTGGAGACTTTTTAAATTGGACTATTCCTGGAACTGATAAAAATGTTGTTATATTTGCTAGTGGATGGGGAGATGGAGTGTATCCTTGTTATTGGGGATATGATAGAAATGGAAAAATATGTTCTCTTACAATAAGCTTTATAGAGCCTAGTGAATTGGAAGAAGATGAGGATGAAGAAGAATAG
- a CDS encoding penicillin-binding protein: MLRRLKAFILFLNLIGIGATIYYKMYMLTWFTFILFFYFLYVFLKREEMETTNFFNKRALLSSNIILFCFMLILFRLIQVQIFDNAMYVEKVNNQTMTINKNSGNRGSIYDANGKSLAFNKSIYDLIIDPSRVYEKPEILKAFDEIAKKSYIKINNKKFLDELDEGYKTKKKYKIIAKNLDEIEKAEIDEILKKYKLNTNEMFYRKNIERTYYKKDIYSDLVGLIGYTATSKDIKTGVFGIEKQYEKYLKEKTIERKNPYTRNRGIRIPTSKDEIRTSLNGRNVYMTIDNDLQFILNDEVKKKFESSKSDEAYGIIMDPNTGKILATAAYTRKRRALRNPVFQDQFEPGSTFKPIIVASALNEGLIKRNTKFDVKDGTIRKYNHTIKESSRSTKGILTTEEVLKKSSNVGMVLIGDTFTEKIYEDYLRSFGLYERTGIDFPAEIKPYTTPYRRWDKLKKSTMSFGQGIVMSPIQLATAFSAVINGGVLYKPYLVEKITDDNNVVIRRNLPTPVRQVISPEISREMRDILENVVRDGTAKRGDVEGYRVGGKTGTAQLSTKGGYLKSEYLASFIGFFPADKPKYVVLVMFMKPKGETIFEKYGGATAAPVFGEIVRRITKNKNILSQDIAKISEIKNFESMKRNNEEVKIEMPDLTGLSPKDVIYIFKNADIDVRIKGKGLVESQKPKAGTSLEGVTSIEVQLK; encoded by the coding sequence GTGCTTAGAAGATTAAAAGCTTTTATCTTATTTTTGAATCTTATTGGGATAGGGGCTACTATTTACTATAAAATGTATATGCTTACTTGGTTTACTTTCATTTTATTTTTTTATTTTTTGTATGTTTTTCTAAAAAGAGAAGAAATGGAAACAACTAATTTTTTTAATAAAAGAGCATTGCTCTCATCAAATATAATATTATTCTGCTTTATGCTTATACTTTTTAGATTAATACAAGTACAGATATTTGATAATGCCATGTATGTGGAAAAAGTGAATAATCAAACAATGACTATAAATAAAAATTCAGGAAATAGAGGAAGCATATATGATGCTAATGGAAAAAGTCTGGCTTTTAATAAAAGTATTTATGATTTAATAATAGATCCAAGCAGAGTATACGAAAAACCAGAGATATTAAAAGCGTTTGATGAAATAGCTAAAAAATCATATATAAAAATAAATAATAAAAAGTTTTTAGACGAATTGGATGAAGGCTATAAAACTAAAAAGAAATATAAGATTATAGCTAAAAATCTTGATGAAATAGAAAAAGCTGAAATTGATGAAATATTAAAAAAATATAAGTTGAATACTAATGAGATGTTTTATAGAAAAAATATAGAAAGAACTTACTATAAGAAAGATATATACAGCGATCTAGTAGGTCTTATTGGGTATACTGCAACTTCAAAAGATATAAAAACTGGTGTATTTGGAATAGAAAAGCAATATGAAAAATATCTTAAGGAAAAAACTATTGAGAGAAAAAATCCATATACTAGAAATAGAGGAATAAGGATACCTACATCAAAAGATGAAATAAGAACAAGTTTAAATGGAAGAAATGTTTATATGACAATAGATAATGATCTTCAATTTATACTTAATGATGAAGTTAAGAAAAAATTTGAGTCATCAAAATCAGATGAAGCATATGGAATAATTATGGATCCAAATACTGGAAAAATATTGGCAACTGCTGCATATACAAGAAAAAGAAGAGCATTGAGAAATCCAGTTTTTCAAGATCAGTTTGAACCAGGATCAACATTTAAACCTATTATAGTAGCTTCAGCTCTCAATGAAGGACTTATAAAAAGAAATACTAAATTTGATGTAAAAGATGGAACAATAAGAAAATATAACCATACAATAAAAGAAAGCAGCAGAAGTACTAAAGGAATACTAACAACAGAAGAAGTATTGAAAAAATCAAGTAATGTTGGAATGGTATTAATAGGAGATACATTTACTGAAAAAATTTATGAAGATTATTTAAGAAGCTTTGGACTGTATGAAAGAACAGGAATAGATTTCCCTGCTGAAATAAAACCATATACTACTCCATACAGAAGATGGGATAAACTTAAAAAAAGTACAATGTCTTTTGGGCAGGGAATAGTAATGAGTCCAATACAGCTGGCAACAGCTTTTTCTGCTGTTATAAATGGAGGAGTTTTATATAAACCATATTTAGTAGAAAAAATAACAGATGATAATAATGTTGTAATAAGAAGAAATCTTCCTACACCAGTAAGGCAGGTAATCTCTCCAGAAATTTCAAGAGAAATGAGAGATATACTGGAAAATGTAGTAAGAGATGGAACTGCTAAAAGAGGAGATGTAGAAGGATACAGAGTAGGAGGAAAAACTGGAACTGCACAGTTGAGTACAAAAGGTGGATATTTAAAGAGTGAGTATCTTGCTTCTTTTATAGGATTCTTTCCAGCAGATAAACCTAAGTATGTAGTACTTGTAATGTTTATGAAGCCTAAAGGAGAAACTATATTTGAAAAATATGGTGGAGCAACAGCTGCCCCAGTATTTGGAGAAATAGTAAGAAGGATAACAAAAAATAAAAATATTTTATCTCAGGATATTGCGAAAATATCTGAAATTAAAAATTTTGAAAGTATGAAACGTAATAATGAAGAAGTGAAAATAGAAATGCCTGATCTTACAGGATTAAGTCCTAAAGATGTAATTTATATATTTAAGAATGCAGATATAGATGTAAGAATTAAAGGAAAAGGTTTGGTAGAGAGCCAAAAACCAAAAGCAGGAACATCATTGGAAGGTGTAACTAGTATAGAGGTACAATTGAAATAG
- a CDS encoding alanine/glycine:cation symporter family protein, which produces MFESLIGSIKNMVLSLNGLLWGKLITVNVGETIVELSLLVVILIPIGLYFTVRTKFLPFRMFPEMIKCVLEPKSSTDKDSISGLQALFIATASRVGMGNLAGVVAAISFGGPGAIFWMWLAALIGASSAFIESTLAQIYKEKDPLYGGFRGGPAYFMDRMRIITWIKEEDEFVDNIKGTSKYVSADGKKYYTRGTRFRLLGVLFALSGLLCWAGISQVIANSVSQSFANAFNFPPLYTTIALVVISGIVLFKNAGIVDVLNKVVPAMAILYFSVTLFIIIKNIGLLPQMFENIFVQAFGFRQAVAGGFGAILMQGVKRGLFSNEAGSGSAPCAAAAADVAHPVKQGLIQALGVFIDTLLICSCSAFIMLLAPESVTKGLMGMDLLQAAMNHHIGQAGVIFIAVILFLFSFSTFLGIMFYARGNVAYVFGDNWKSQNLYKIFALGMLFAGGLAQYTFVWELGDLGVGLMTVFNMMAIIPLSGQVIESLKDYELNFMNKKDVKVEITEETVEIQETI; this is translated from the coding sequence ATGTTTGAAAGTTTAATTGGCTCAATTAAAAATATGGTACTTTCATTAAATGGGTTGTTATGGGGGAAGCTCATAACAGTAAATGTTGGAGAAACGATAGTGGAGCTTAGTCTTTTGGTAGTTATTCTTATCCCAATAGGGTTATACTTTACAGTGAGAACAAAATTTCTCCCATTTAGAATGTTTCCAGAAATGATAAAGTGTGTGCTGGAACCTAAAAGCTCCACAGATAAAGATTCTATATCTGGACTGCAGGCCTTATTCATAGCTACAGCTTCAAGAGTAGGAATGGGAAATCTGGCTGGAGTGGTAGCAGCAATATCCTTTGGTGGACCTGGAGCAATATTCTGGATGTGGCTGGCTGCATTAATAGGTGCTTCAAGCGCATTTATAGAATCAACTTTAGCTCAGATATATAAAGAGAAAGATCCATTATATGGAGGATTCAGAGGTGGACCTGCATACTTTATGGATAGAATGAGAATAATAACTTGGATAAAAGAAGAAGATGAGTTCGTTGATAATATAAAGGGAACTTCTAAGTATGTATCAGCAGATGGAAAAAAATATTATACTAGAGGGACTAGATTCAGACTTTTAGGAGTATTATTTGCACTTTCTGGATTACTTTGCTGGGCAGGAATAAGTCAAGTTATTGCTAACTCAGTAAGTCAATCATTTGCAAATGCTTTCAACTTTCCACCATTATATACAACAATAGCTTTAGTAGTTATATCAGGAATAGTGTTATTCAAAAATGCAGGAATAGTAGATGTACTTAATAAAGTAGTTCCAGCAATGGCAATACTGTATTTCTCAGTAACATTGTTTATAATAATAAAGAATATAGGGCTTTTACCTCAAATGTTTGAAAATATATTTGTACAGGCTTTTGGGTTTAGACAGGCAGTAGCAGGAGGATTTGGAGCTATATTGATGCAGGGAGTAAAAAGAGGATTGTTTTCTAATGAAGCTGGTTCAGGGTCAGCTCCATGTGCGGCAGCAGCAGCAGATGTTGCTCATCCAGTTAAACAGGGATTAATTCAAGCTTTAGGAGTATTTATAGATACATTGTTAATATGCAGCTGTTCAGCTTTCATAATGCTTCTTGCACCTGAAAGTGTAACAAAAGGACTAATGGGAATGGATCTTTTACAAGCAGCAATGAATCATCACATAGGACAGGCAGGAGTCATATTCATAGCAGTAATATTGTTCTTATTCAGTTTCAGTACTTTCCTTGGAATAATGTTCTATGCAAGAGGGAATGTAGCTTATGTTTTTGGAGATAACTGGAAATCACAGAACTTGTATAAAATATTTGCACTAGGAATGCTTTTTGCAGGAGGACTTGCACAATATACATTTGTATGGGAACTAGGAGATTTAGGAGTAGGACTTATGACAGTCTTTAATATGATGGCAATAATACCATTATCAGGGCAGGTAATAGAATCATTAAAAGATTATGAACTTAACTTTATGAACAAGAAAGATGTAAAAGTAGAAATAACAGAAGAAACAGTAGAGATACAGGAAACAATTTAA